From the Streptomyces sp. Tu 2975 genome, one window contains:
- a CDS encoding MarR family transcriptional regulator: MTNPHTHAPRERSRETARAACDVVEVLEVVWERGRDTVLTAVSTPQLRVLRALEREDGVNLRTLGHALGSTPPSTSRLCDRLEGLGLVERSSSAASRRELELRLTSRGKTYLRELREKRELELSAALNVMSPARRADLLRGLRGLKQALPGL; encoded by the coding sequence GTGACGAACCCTCATACGCACGCGCCTCGCGAGCGCTCCCGCGAGACCGCGCGGGCGGCATGCGACGTCGTCGAAGTCCTCGAGGTCGTGTGGGAGCGGGGCAGGGACACCGTACTGACGGCCGTCTCGACGCCCCAGCTCCGGGTGCTGCGCGCCCTGGAACGCGAGGACGGGGTCAATCTGCGCACCCTCGGCCATGCGCTCGGCTCCACCCCTCCCTCCACGAGCCGGCTGTGCGACCGGCTGGAGGGCCTCGGGCTCGTCGAACGGTCGTCGAGCGCCGCGAGCCGCCGGGAGCTGGAGCTGCGTCTGACGAGCCGCGGAAAAACGTATCTGCGCGAGCTGCGGGAGAAGCGCGAGCTGGAGCTGTCGGCAGCGCTGAACGTGATGTCCCCCGCGCGGCGCGCGGATCTGCTACGCGGCCTCAGAGGACTGAAGCAGGCGCTACCTGGGCTGTGA
- a CDS encoding ATP-binding protein — MIITSADADIGAARRATSEFVAHSGATASVDDVVLVVSELVTNAVRHTVGWWRLKVQVRSRGLVVDVEDSSWVPPALRRPGSDAVGGRGWGIVQHLADDVEVFENSGGKTVRASWGRSQPR; from the coding sequence ATGATCATTACTTCGGCGGATGCCGACATAGGGGCTGCCCGCCGGGCCACTTCCGAATTCGTCGCACACAGCGGAGCCACCGCCTCCGTCGACGATGTGGTGCTGGTGGTGTCCGAACTGGTCACGAACGCCGTCAGGCACACCGTCGGCTGGTGGCGCCTGAAGGTCCAGGTCCGGTCGCGAGGCCTGGTGGTGGACGTCGAGGACTCCAGCTGGGTTCCTCCCGCGCTCCGCCGTCCCGGTTCGGACGCGGTCGGGGGACGGGGCTGGGGCATCGTGCAGCATCTCGCCGACGATGTCGAGGTGTTCGAGAACTCCGGCGGCAAGACGGTGCGTGCCAGCTGGGGCCGCTCACAGCCCAGGTAG